Genomic segment of Flavipsychrobacter sp.:
CTGTATAGCGGACAAAAACCCATTAATGTGGTTAATGTAAATATTGCTGCTACTACTAGTAATACTATCCCCAAAGTACCCGTCACAGTACCAGTAAAATACAAGACTACGAATAGTGCGGCAATAAGCAATCTTATTATCCTGTCGGCAGAACCCATATTCAGTTTCATAACGTTTAGTTTTTTGGTTAGTGCAAATATGATATGATAACAATTTTTGTTTGGCTACTAATGTTACACAAGTACTATTTTATTTCTGCCCAAGGTTACTAAACCCTCATGCTCCATTTGCTTTAGCAACCTAGAAACCACTACACGTGCGGTTCCTAACTCATCTGCAAGCTCCTGATGGGTAATATGTATTTCCGAGCTATTTGATAATTTTTTCTTTTCCTTAAGGAAATCTAATATCCTATCATCTATCTTTTTGAAAGCTACGGCGTTAACTACAGATAGTAATTCTTCAAATCTTTTATGGTAAAGCTTAAATATATAATCCAGCCATTCTGTATGATCCTTTAATAGCTCTCGTGTTTTTTCTACTGAAATGAAAAGAATTTCAACTTCTTCTTCTGCAATAGCCTTTACCTTGCTCTTATCTTGATGTATCCCTCCTAAAAACGACATGATGCAACTCTCTCCGGGCTTTATATAATAAAGTAACAGCTCTCTACCATCTTCATCTGCTCTCATTACTCTAATACTACCTTGCAGCACTATAGGTATAGCATGTATATAGCTATCTTCGTTCATTATCATTTCACCTTCCTTATAAGTCTTTATTGTTCCATACTCATAAAGCTTCTCCTTCATTTGAGGAGAAAAGGTCAATCCATCATTTAACTCTGTTGGCATCATATTTCTTATATGTAACTATTGTTGCTTAATATCCTTTAAAATTGCTCTTTTTTTGCAAAATAGAAACTGACATTCATCATATTAAGATACTTACATTAAAAGTATTTTTACATTAATATATAGCAACTTGGAAATTATAGGTTATATAGCATCGGTATTCATAGGTTTATCACTAGGGTTAATTGGTGGCGGTGGCTCCATCCTCACAGTTCCCCTATTGGCCTATCTATTTGGTATTGAGCCAACTACAGCTACTTCTTACTCCCTATTTATTGTAGGTAGTGCAAGCCTCATAGGTGCGTGGAGAAATTATAATAAAGGTTATGTTGATATAAAGACATCTTTATTATTCGGGGTAACCTCTGTCACTACCGTTTTTCTTACTCGCAAATTCATTATACCTATTATACCTGAGCATATTGCCTCTATAGGTAGTTTTGACATCAATCGTTCCCTACTTACAATGGTACTATTTGCCATACTCATGCTTCTAGCCTCCATTAAAATGATAAAAGGAGGCAAAACAGTGGAACATTTTGATAATAAGACATCTATAGGAATGCTTGTGTTATATGGTATTGGCATAGGATTGGTTACTGGATTTCTAGGTGCTGGCGGAGGTTTTTTGATCATTCCTGCTCTTATA
This window contains:
- a CDS encoding sulfite exporter TauE/SafE family protein codes for the protein MEIIGYIASVFIGLSLGLIGGGGSILTVPLLAYLFGIEPTTATSYSLFIVGSASLIGAWRNYNKGYVDIKTSLLFGVTSVTTVFLTRKFIIPIIPEHIASIGSFDINRSLLTMVLFAILMLLASIKMIKGGKTVEHFDNKTSIGMLVLYGIGIGLVTGFLGAGGGFLIIPALIFFVGLNMKTAIGTSLSIIALNSLIGFTGDIGNIAIDWVFLLTITAISIIGIFIGIQMGKKIEGAKLKKGFGWFVLIMGVYIIIKEIIM
- a CDS encoding Crp/Fnr family transcriptional regulator; amino-acid sequence: MMPTELNDGLTFSPQMKEKLYEYGTIKTYKEGEMIMNEDSYIHAIPIVLQGSIRVMRADEDGRELLLYYIKPGESCIMSFLGGIHQDKSKVKAIAEEEVEILFISVEKTRELLKDHTEWLDYIFKLYHKRFEELLSVVNAVAFKKIDDRILDFLKEKKKLSNSSEIHITHQELADELGTARVVVSRLLKQMEHEGLVTLGRNKIVLV
- a CDS encoding DUF2892 domain-containing protein, producing MKLNMGSADRIIRLLIAALFVVLYFTGTVTGTLGIVLLVVAAIFTLTTLMGFCPLYRIFGISTCKVKGS